In Musa acuminata AAA Group cultivar baxijiao chromosome BXJ2-3, Cavendish_Baxijiao_AAA, whole genome shotgun sequence, the following proteins share a genomic window:
- the LOC135606538 gene encoding cytochrome P450 94B3-like, with product MAVISVSFLNSLPLSSLLLLLLFCVVLWLRSFAGSSSSYGPKMHPVIGCLVPFYRNRHRLLDWYTELLASSPTQTIVIGRFGARRTVVTANPNNVEHVLRTNFPNYPKGEAFTDILGDLLGCGIFNADGQLWHTQRKLASHEFTTKSLREFVVETLESEAEERLLPILASACADRRAVDVQDLLRRFAFDTICKVSLGTDPCYLDASLPESELANAFEVASGISARRGAAPMAAVWKLKRAFDVGSERRLRGAVKLIHESIMELIRTRKTEMEKGTEHNDLLTRLISGGHSEEVIRDMVISFVMAGRDTTSAALTWFFWLISRRPDVEAEIVDEVKRFKGRLSYQELKDMKVLEACLCESMRMYPPVAWDSKHAAGSDELPDGTRIKKGDRVTYFPYGMGRMERLWGKNCREFDHRRWLSEHGEVVRASPYKFPVFQAGPRVCLGKEMAFAQMKYIAAAVLGRFELRRDHRHSRPPVFVPLLTAHMAGGLQMVVEKRKGEGAQSSESYWL from the coding sequence ATGGCCGTGATCTCCGTCTCCTTCCTCAACTCTCTTCCTCTGTCATCTCTTCTTCTGCTGCTGTTGTTCTGTGTTGTACTTTGGCTGCGGTCTTTCGCTGGTTCTTCTTCCTCCTATGGCCCCAAGATGCACCCTGTCATCGGATGCTTGGTCCCGTTCTACAGGAACAGGCACCGGCTACTGGATTGGTACACCGAGCTGCTCGCGTCCTCCCCGACGCAGACCATCGTGATCGGGCGCTTCGGGGCTCGCCGCACAGTGGTCACCGCCAACCCCAACAACGTGGAGCACGTGCTCAGGACCAACTTCCCCAACTACCCCAAGGGGGAGGCCTTCACCGACATCCTCGGAGACTTGCTGGGCTGCGGCATCTTCAACGCCGACGGCCAGCTCTGGCACACCCAGCGCAAGCTGGCCAGCCACGAGTTCACCACCAAGTCGCTCCGGGAATTTGTGGTCGAGACTCTTGAGTCGGAGGCTGAGGAAAGGCTGCTTCCGATCCTAGCGTCGGCGTGCGCCGACCGCAGAGCCGTGGACGTCCAAGACTTGCTCCGCAGGTTCGCCTTCGACACCATATGCAAGGTCTCGCTCGGGACGGACCCCTGCTACCTCGACGCGTCGTTGCCCGAGTCGGAGCTAGCGAACGCTTTCGAGGTCGCCTCGGGAATCAGCGCGAGGCGCGGGGCAGCGCCGATGGCCGCGGTTTGGAAGCTCAAGCGGGCGTTCGACGTAGGGTCGGAACGGAGGCTCCGGGGCGCGGTGAAGCTAATCCATGAATCGATAATGGAACTGATCCGGACGAGGAAGACGGAGATGGAGAAAGGCACGGAGCACAACGATCTCCTGACGAGGCTCATATCCGGCGGCCATAGCGAGGAGGTGATCCGCGACATGGTAATCAGCTTCGTGATGGCCGGGAGGGACACGACGTCCGCCGCACTGACATGGTTCTTCTGGCTCATATCCCGCCGTCCGGACGTCGAAGCGGAGATCGTCGACGAAGTGAAGCGATTCAAGGGACGACTGAGCTACCAAGAGCTGAAGGACATGAAGGTGCTCGAAGCATGCCTCTGCGAGAGCATGAGGATGTATCCGCCGGTGGCGTGGGACTCGAAGCACGCGGCCGGCAGCGACGAGCTCCCGGACGGGACCAGGATCAAGAAAGGCGACCGGGTGACCTACTTCCCGTACGGGATGGGGAGGATGGAGAGGCTGTGGGGAAAGAACTGCAGGGAGTTCGATCACAGGCGGTGGTTGTCGGAGCACGGGGAGGTCGTGAGGGCGTCGCCCTACAAGTTCCCGGTGTTCCAAGCGGGTCCGAGGGTGTGCTTGGGGAAGGAGATGGCCTTCGCTCAGATGAAGTATATTGCGGCCGCGGTACTCGGCCGCTTTGAGTTGAGGAGGGATCACAGGCACAGTCGGCCGCCGGTGTTTGTGCCGCTGCTGACCGCTCACATGGCGGGCGGGCTGCAAATGGtggtggagaagaggaagggtGAAGGTGCGCAAAGCTCTGAGTCATACTGGTTGTAG
- the LOC135607911 gene encoding SNF1-related protein kinase regulatory subunit gamma-1-like, whose translation MDGGMESPVGRSPRTPEAEIGHRLEDLWDVQQPQLSPSQKLNSCFEDLPVSSFPAAPPSQVIDIPSDASLADAVETLSKHKILSAPVRNVNAPEDASWIDKYIGIVEFPGIAVWLLHQFEIANSNPEAAASMGGCFFETLTSSEFYKNTKVEDIAGSFRWAPFLALQNSDSFLTMLLLLSKYRMKSLPVVDLGEGKIENVITQSAVVHMLAECVGLHWFENWGSKKLYELGLPIMKPNRLLKVNEEEPVLKAFKLMRKKGIGGLPVVNESGERAIGNISIRDVQYLLTAPEIYKDYRSITVKNFLTAVRSYLEEHHEASPMLRDLVTCKRDDTLEDIILRLDHEKIHRIYVVDKEENLQGVITLRDIISKLVHEPHGYFGDFFYGVVPLPESSRV comes from the exons ATGGATGGAGGCATGGAGAGCCCGGTGGGGAGATCACCGCGAACCCCGGAGGCGGAAATCGGGCACCGACTGGAGGATCTATGGGACGTACAGCAGCCGCAGCTCAGTCCCTCCCAGAAGCTCAACTCTTGCTTCGAGGACCTCCCCGTCTCCTCCTTCCCTGCCGCCCCGCCTTCCCAAG TAATTGATATACCTTCAGATGCAAGTCTAGCTGATGCTGTTGAAACTTTATCCAAACACAAGATATTAAGCGCACCTGTCAGGAATGTGAATGCACCGGAAGATGCTAGCTGGATAGATAAGTACATTGGCATTGTAGAGTTTCCTGGAATTGCTGTATGGCTTCTACATCAG TTTGAAATTGCAAATTCAAACCCGGAAGCTGCTGCCTCAATGGGCGGTTGCTTCTTTGAAACTCTCACATCATCAGAATTTTACAAAAATACAAAG GTTGAAGATATTGCAGGGTCCTTTCGCTGGGCCCCATTTCTCGCCTTGCAGAATTCTGACTCTTTCCTAACCATGTTGCTACTGCTATCGAAGTATAGAATGAAGAGCCTTCCTGTAGTTGATCTTGGTGAAGGGAAGATTGAAAATGTCATTACACAGTCTGCCGTGGTTCACATGTTGGCAGAATGTGTAGGGCTTCATTGGTTCGAGAACTGGGGATCTAAAAAATTATATGAGTTGGGCCTTCCAATCATGAAGCCTAATAGACTTCTTAAG GTAAATGAGGAGGAGCCAGTTCTAAAGGCTTTCAAATTGATGCGAAAAAAAGGAATCGGCGGGCTCCCAGTAGTCAACGAAAGTGGGGAGAGGGCTATAGGAAACATAAGCATCAGAGATGTCCAGTATCTTTTAACTGCCCCTGAGATATACAAAGATTACAG GTCAATCACAGTTAAAAACTTCCTAACTGCTGTACGAAGTTACTTGGAGGAACACCACGAAGCTTCACCCATGTTACGAGATCTAGTTACATGCAAAAGGGATGATACACTAGAAGATATCATTTTGAGATTAGACCATGAGAAGATTCATCGAATCTATGTCGTCGACAAGGAGGAGAATCTGCAGGGAGTAATCACACTTCGGGACATAATCTCCAAACTAGTCCATGAACCACATGGTTATTTCGGTGATTTCTTTTACGGAGTGGTTCCGCTGCCGGAGAGTAGTAGGGTGTGA
- the LOC103979359 gene encoding F-box protein At1g67340, which translates to MRTRRGLCYPRPQWAVEEEEEEEEEGRSRKRRRWLPVGGDDSVPGMAAENPAGDRTDFFDGLPDDLVVSILCKLSASAASPSDLVSVLITCKRLHGLGTNPLVLSKASAKSLAIRAKNWSESTDRFFKRCADAGNLEARYILGMIRFYCLQDRASGASLMAQAAMGSHAAALYSLAVIQFNGSGGSKGDKDLRAGVALCARAAFLGHIDALRELGHCLQDGYGVRRNVAEGRRFLVQANARELAAVLSASSAPPSAWHHHHRHLLASGCSLLSDFGCSLPAPEAHPANRFMVQWFASNGTGGGSGDEGLRLCSHRGCGRPETRRQEFRRCSVCGAVNYCSRACQALHWKLAHKAECAPTERWLDAGGAGEAVVMD; encoded by the exons atgcgGACGAGGAGAGGCCTCTGCTACCCCAGGCCGCAGTGGgcggtagaggaggaggaggaggaggaggaggagggcaggAGTAGGAAGAGGAGGCGGTGGCTCCCGGTCGGAGGAGACGACTCCGTGCCGGGGATGGCGGCGGAGAACCCCGCCGGAGACAGGACCGACTTCTTCGACGGCCTCCCCGACGACCTCGTCGTTTCCATCCTCTGTAAACTAAGCGCTTCGGCCGCCTCCCCTTCCGATCTCGTCAGCGTGCTCATAAC ATGCAAGAGACTGCACGGATTGGGAACGAATCCGCTGGTTCTGTCCAAGGCCTCGGCGAAATCGCTTGCAATCAGAGCCAAGAACTGGTCGGAATCCACGGACAGGTTCTTCAAGCGGTGCGCCGACGCCGGAAACCTTGAAGCTCGCTATATCCTGGGCATG ATCCGTTTCTACTGCCTGCAGGACCGCGCGAGCGGTGCGTCACTGATGGCGCAAGCGGCGATGGGCTCCCACGCGGCGGCTCTGTACTCCCTTGCAGTGATCCAGTTCAATGGCAGCGGCGGATCCAAGGGGGACAAGGACCTGCGCGCGGGGGTCGCCCTGTGCGCCCGGGCGGCCTTCCTCGGCCACATCGACGCGCTGCGGGAGCTCGGCCACTGCCTCCAGGACGGCTACGGCGTCCGCCGCAACGTCGCCGAGGGCCGCCGCTTCCTCGTCCAGGCCAACGCGCGAGAGCTCGCCGCCGTCCTCAGCGCCTCCTCCGCCCCACCCTCCGCGtggcaccaccaccaccgccacttgCTGGCGTCGGGCTGCTCCCTCCTCAGCGACTTCGGCTGCAGCTTACCGGCCCCGGAGGCGCACCCGGCCAACCGGTTCATGGTGCAGTGGTTCGCCTCAAATGGGACAGGGGGCGGCTCGGGGGACGAAGGGCTGAGGCTCTGTTCCCACCGCGGATGCGGCCGACCGGAGACGCGACGGCAGGAGTTCCGCCGCTGCTCCGTATGCGGCGCGGTCAACTACTGCTCCAGGGCGTGCCAGGCGCTCCACTGGAAGCTGGCCCACAAGGCGGAGTGCGCTCCCACGGAGCGGTGGCTTGACGCTGGCGGTGCTGGGGAGGCGGTCGTGATGGATTGA
- the LOC135606539 gene encoding arabinogalactan O-methyltransferase 2-like — protein MGKRSIREAMRALPEKPLFAAAAGATLVASALLVSSFLDRGLHCSLNPGFSRSADATSELAKALLYYATTTVVPQQSRDEIRLSFDVLRRRSPCNFLVFGLGRDSQMWAALNPGGTTIFLEEDPQWYAAVKKDSPELRAHHVKYRTQLSQAEQLLRGYRKNAECRPGRVDGVEGLQHNGGCPLALVGLPGEVYEREWDVLMIDAPKGYFPEAPGRMAAIYSAAVMARGRRGEGETDVFLHDVDRRVEKSFAMEFLCEKYRVGGTGRLWHFKIPPANDTSAIAADTFC, from the coding sequence ATGGGTAAAAGATCGATCAGGGAGGCGATGCGGGCGTTGCCGGAGAAGCCACTGTTCGCCGCGGCCGCGGGGGCTACCCTCGTCGCCAGCGCGCTCCTCGTCTCCAGCTTCCTCGACCGCGGCCTCCACTGCTCGCTCAATCCCGGGTTCTCCCGCTCGGCCGACGCCACGTCCGAGCTCGCCAAGGCCCTCCTCTACTACGCCACCACCACGGTGGTGCCGCAGCAGTCCAGAGACGAGATCCGGCTGTCCTTCGACGTGCTCCGACGGCGCTCCCCCTGCAACTTCCTGGTATTCGGCCTGGGACGGGACTCCCAGATGTGGGCGGCCCTGAACCCCGGAGGCACCACCATCTTCCTCGAGGAGGATCCGCAGTGGTACGCGGCGGTAAAGAAGGACTCGCCCGAGCTGCGGGCGCACCACGTCAAGTATCGCACCCAGCTGTCGCAAGCGGAGCAGCTTCTGCGGGGTTACCGCAAGAACGCGGAGTGCCGGCCGGGCCGGGTGGACGGGGTGGAGGGCCTGCAACACAACGGCGGGTGCCCGCTGGCGCTGGTGGGGCTGCCGGGGGAGGTGTACGAGCGGGAATGGGACGTGCTGATGATCGACGCGCCCAAGGGGTACTTCCCTGAGGCACCGGGGCGGATGGCGGCGATCTACTCGGCGGCTGTTATGGCACGGGGGCGGCGCGGGGAGGGGGAGACGGACGTGTTCCTCCACGACGTGGACCGTCGGGTGGAGAAGTCGTTCGCCATGGAGTTCCTCTGCGAGAAGTACCGGGTGGGCGGCACGGGGCGGCTGTGGCACTTCAAGATCCCGCCGGCCAACGACACGTCCGCCATTGCTGCCGACACCTTCTGTTga
- the LOC135607912 gene encoding uncharacterized protein LOC135607912 — MASASGPPAMALQSSEMLSRDQLLHLFARFDSLTSQPDVKRRIADAVKDKQEAVAVTTAIQEEILLEMGIDPRFGITCLGKVNAMYENDMDLMIQFYRFVAKEEIANDEAELECSEFEEKMLTQQSMQEQQLDMLKQMRKYHPDAQSALLEALHEQLDKANFDSSAAILTSDQIEEIVSRRQMAAKTST, encoded by the exons ATGGCGAGCGCTTCCGGCCCTCCAGCGATGGCGCTGCAGAGCTCAGAAATGCTCTCGAGAGATCAGCTTCTCCACCTCTTCGCCCGCTTTGACTCCCTCACCTCCCAACCTG ATGTCAAGAGACGGATCGCAGATGCCGTGAAGGACAAGCAG GAGGCAGTTGCTGTGACGACCGCAATCCAAGAGGAAATACTTCTTGAAATGGGAATTG ATCCACGATTTGGAATCACTTGCTTAGGGAAGGTGAATGCCATGTATGAGAATgacatggatttgatgattcaatTTTATCGATTTGTTGCAAA GGAAGAGATAGCCAATGATGAGGCTGAACTTGAGTGTAGTGAGTTTGAAGAAAAAATGCTGACTCAGCAGTCAATGCAAGAGCAG CAACTCGACATGCTGAAACAAATGAGGAAGTATCATCCAGATGCTCAATCTGCACTTCTTGAAGCT CTCCATGAACAGTTGGATAAGGCTAACTTTGACAGCAGTGCTGCAATTCTGACATCGGATCAAATTGAAGAGATTGTTAGCAGAAGACAAATGGCTGCCAAGACATCCACGTAG